Proteins from a genomic interval of Acidobacteriota bacterium:
- a CDS encoding LemA family protein, with protein sequence MKRAILLTIAVFSATFLSGCSYNELTAKQQNVKGKWANVESSMQRRADLIPNLVETAKMAGVQEQEVFGQIAEARSRLLNAQQQPGQGVEGDKSPEQRQAVIEANNSFGGTIGRLLSLQEQYPQLRSSDAFMKVQDELSGTENRINTARIDFNEAVTDYNTTRNSFPAVITAGIFGFKEEPFFQADPSARQAPTVGDANSLRRQQAPANPAPAANN encoded by the coding sequence ATGAAACGAGCGATCTTATTGACAATAGCGGTGTTCTCGGCCACTTTTCTTAGCGGCTGCAGCTACAACGAACTGACGGCGAAACAGCAGAACGTAAAAGGCAAATGGGCAAACGTCGAGAGCTCGATGCAGCGGCGGGCCGACCTTATCCCAAACTTAGTAGAAACTGCTAAGATGGCCGGCGTGCAGGAGCAAGAGGTCTTCGGCCAGATCGCCGAAGCGCGGTCGCGTCTGCTTAACGCACAGCAGCAGCCCGGCCAGGGCGTCGAAGGCGACAAAAGTCCCGAGCAGCGGCAGGCCGTCATCGAAGCGAACAACAGCTTTGGCGGAACGATCGGCCGCCTGCTGAGCCTTCAGGAACAATACCCTCAGCTTCGTTCAAGCGATGCGTTTATGAAGGTTCAGGATGAGCTCTCGGGAACTGAAAACCGCATAAACACGGCCAGGATCGATTTCAATGAAGCTGTCACGGATTACAACACGACCCGCAACTCTTTCCCGGCGGTGATTACGGCAGGCATTTTCGGGTTCAAAGAGGAGCCCTTTTTCCAGGCGGACCCAAGTGCCCGGCAGGCCCCGACGGTCGGCGACGCAAACTCTCTCCGGCGTCAACAAGCACCAGCAAACCCTGCACCGGCGGCTAACAACTAG
- a CDS encoding EutN/CcmL family microcompartment protein → MLIARVIGNVVATQKNQRYEGSRIMLCRQITPEGEDMEYTCLALDSVDSGEGDIVLIAQEGWSASTAATGKPGAAIDSAIVGVVDRVDLTA, encoded by the coding sequence ATGCTTATCGCAAGGGTTATCGGCAATGTAGTAGCGACGCAAAAGAACCAACGCTACGAGGGTTCGCGGATAATGCTTTGCCGGCAGATCACACCCGAGGGCGAAGATATGGAATACACCTGCCTTGCTCTCGATTCGGTCGATTCCGGCGAAGGCGATATCGTCCTCATTGCCCAGGAAGGCTGGTCAGCCTCGACCGCCGCAACCGGCAAACCCGGTGCCGCTATCGATTCTGCGATCGTTGGTGTCGTTGATCGGGTCGATCTTACTGCGTAA
- a CDS encoding EutN/CcmL family microcompartment protein, which yields MQIARVIGTVVSTVKNATLDGRKFLIVQTLDADLKDKGKPMIALDAVGAGEGELVFWCRGKEASFPFKRDETPTDCTIVGIIDSDSHVLNRG from the coding sequence ATGCAGATCGCTCGGGTTATCGGAACGGTCGTCTCGACCGTTAAAAATGCGACGCTCGACGGGCGGAAGTTCCTCATTGTCCAGACCCTGGACGCCGACCTCAAAGATAAAGGCAAGCCGATGATCGCTCTTGACGCCGTCGGAGCAGGCGAAGGCGAGCTTGTCTTCTGGTGCCGCGGTAAAGAGGCATCTTTCCCCTTCAAACGCGACGAAACGCCGACCGATTGTACGATAGTCGGAATAATCGATTCAGATTCGCATGTTTTGAATCGGGGATAG
- a CDS encoding EutN/CcmL family microcompartment protein gives MIIGRILGTVVSTQKDARLHGKKLLIVKPVNLDGSDQSGYVVAVDTVGAGFHEKVIVVGGSSARMAEGNKDCPVDSAIIGVIDTIDLTAADRSK, from the coding sequence ATGATTATTGGACGCATCTTAGGGACGGTCGTTTCGACCCAGAAGGACGCACGGCTCCACGGAAAGAAGCTGCTCATCGTCAAGCCCGTCAATCTCGACGGCTCTGACCAGAGCGGCTATGTTGTTGCTGTCGATACGGTCGGGGCAGGGTTTCACGAAAAGGTGATCGTCGTCGGCGGGTCGTCCGCCCGGATGGCCGAAGGGAACAAGGATTGCCCGGTCGATTCGGCGATAATCGGCGTGATCGACACCATCGATCTTACCGCTGCAGACCGATCGAAATAA
- the eutM gene encoding ethanolamine utilization microcompartment protein EutM, translating into MQEALGMVETKGLVATIEAADAMVKAANVQLVGYEKIGAGFVTAIVRGDVAAVKAATDAGAAAARRVGELISVHVIPRPHSSVDEALPVVLK; encoded by the coding sequence ATGCAGGAAGCATTAGGAATGGTCGAGACGAAAGGTCTCGTTGCGACGATCGAAGCGGCGGACGCCATGGTTAAGGCGGCGAATGTGCAGCTGGTCGGTTATGAAAAGATCGGGGCCGGGTTCGTTACTGCCATCGTCCGCGGCGACGTTGCTGCGGTAAAGGCCGCGACGGATGCCGGAGCCGCGGCCGCTCGGCGCGTAGGCGAGCTTATCAGCGTCCACGTGATCCCCCGCCCGCACTCGAGCGTGGATGAAGCCTTGCCGGTAGTTCTTAAATAG
- a CDS encoding class II aldolase/adducin family protein, translating to MANHGAVAYGDDLWQAFDRLETLEHTARIAILAKALGGANDLPKDAIEKLINIREKAGYLKENARCQACGYLHEANITCELDINYPAANKANGQKISLSREELIELLSQAANLGLNLRFSRTTVPLQIRRK from the coding sequence ATGGCGAATCACGGCGCGGTCGCATATGGCGACGACCTATGGCAGGCGTTTGACCGGCTCGAGACGCTCGAGCACACGGCCCGCATTGCAATTCTCGCGAAAGCACTCGGCGGTGCCAACGATCTGCCGAAAGACGCCATCGAAAAGCTCATAAATATAAGAGAAAAAGCGGGTTACCTGAAAGAAAACGCCCGCTGCCAGGCGTGCGGATATCTGCACGAAGCGAATATCACATGCGAGCTTGATATAAACTATCCGGCCGCGAATAAGGCAAACGGGCAGAAGATCTCGCTCTCAAGAGAAGAGTTGATCGAGCTTTTGAGCCAGGCGGCGAATTTAGGGTTAAACTTACGGTTCAGTCGGACTACTGTCCCTTTGCAAATCAGGAGAAAATAA
- a CDS encoding class II aldolase/adducin family protein, whose translation MDESSARKLIIEIGKLLYERSYVVSSDGNVSIRLDENTVLATPTMTCKGRMTEDSLALTDMDGKPLSDKRASSELAMHLLIYKMRPDVKAVCHAHPPHGTAFAVAGLAIDKPI comes from the coding sequence ATGGACGAATCATCGGCCAGAAAATTGATCATCGAGATCGGCAAGCTGCTCTATGAACGGAGCTATGTCGTCTCATCGGACGGCAATGTCAGCATCCGGCTTGACGAGAACACCGTGCTCGCAACGCCGACGATGACCTGCAAAGGCCGTATGACGGAAGATAGCCTTGCCCTGACGGACATGGACGGCAAGCCGCTTTCTGATAAGCGTGCGTCGTCGGAGCTCGCGATGCATTTGCTGATCTACAAGATGCGGCCGGATGTAAAGGCCGTCTGTCACGCACATCCGCCGCACGGGACGGCGTTTGCGGTCGCCGGTTTGGCCATCGATAAACCAATTTAA
- a CDS encoding Holliday junction branch migration protein RuvA, with amino-acid sequence MIAFLSGKILEKHPASVVIDVGGVGYDVAIPLSTFYELGEPGGDVQLRIYTLVREDAIQLYGFRTERERELFLKLIAVQGFGAKSGITMLSGMAPTRSSLPSVPERSSG; translated from the coding sequence ATGATCGCATTTCTTTCGGGAAAGATCCTCGAAAAGCATCCGGCGTCGGTCGTTATTGACGTTGGGGGCGTCGGCTACGATGTCGCGATACCGCTCTCGACCTTTTACGAACTCGGCGAACCGGGTGGCGATGTCCAGCTCCGTATTTACACGCTCGTCCGCGAGGACGCGATCCAGCTTTACGGCTTTCGCACCGAGCGCGAACGCGAGCTTTTTCTGAAATTGATCGCGGTTCAGGGCTTCGGGGCGAAAAGCGGCATCACGATGCTCTCCGGAATGGCGCCGACGAGATCATCGCTGCCATCCGTGCCGGAAAGATCGAGCGGCTGA
- a CDS encoding YifB family Mg chelatase-like AAA ATPase gives MLFVTKSAAVYGIDALVVDIEVNLRPASGEQDQNNITIVGLPDTAVRESRERIRAAVNNSGFFFPFLKTTVNLAPADVRKEGASFDLPIALGVLGANADLGGGESLTDTLSVGELSLDGRVRPVRGALSIALTAREQGFANLLVPEENAKEAAVVRGVNVFPVRSLKEAASLAAELIAGQPTRIPPLVLSEDELRSNADAYRADFAEVRGQQTAKRALEVASAGGHNILFVGPPGSGKTMLAKRLPTILPPLEFEEALEITKIHSVAGLTGRSGLVTERPFKSPHHTVSQAGLIGGGSMPKPGEVSLAHLGVLFLDELPEFDRGVLEVLRQPMEDKQVTISRAASSLTFPANFTLVASMNPCPCGYFGSGRECKCSPMQIQRYVGKISGPLMDRIDIHVDVPAVKFTELRGRSNGTAEPSTDIRERVIEARGRQLERFRGEGIFSNSAMSPGQIRKFCALDAAGETLLERAMTRQGLSARGHDRILKVARTIADLAAADAIGPEHLSEAINYRSLDRDYWS, from the coding sequence ATGTTATTTGTTACAAAATCGGCCGCGGTTTATGGCATTGACGCGCTTGTGGTCGATATTGAGGTGAACCTGCGGCCGGCGAGCGGCGAGCAGGACCAGAACAACATAACGATCGTCGGGCTGCCGGATACGGCGGTGCGCGAATCTCGCGAGCGGATACGTGCGGCGGTCAACAATAGTGGTTTCTTTTTCCCATTTCTCAAGACCACGGTCAACCTCGCTCCGGCGGACGTCCGCAAAGAAGGTGCGAGCTTTGACCTGCCGATCGCGCTCGGGGTGCTAGGGGCAAATGCCGACCTCGGCGGCGGTGAGAGCCTCACGGATACGCTGAGCGTCGGCGAGCTTTCGCTTGATGGGCGAGTGCGGCCGGTCCGGGGAGCGCTCTCGATCGCCCTCACCGCCCGCGAACAGGGCTTTGCCAACCTGCTCGTCCCGGAAGAGAACGCCAAGGAGGCGGCGGTCGTCCGCGGTGTGAATGTCTTTCCGGTGCGGAGCCTGAAAGAGGCGGCCTCGCTCGCCGCGGAGCTCATCGCCGGCCAGCCGACCCGCATTCCGCCGCTTGTGCTCAGCGAGGACGAGCTCCGCAGCAACGCCGACGCCTATCGTGCCGATTTCGCCGAGGTCCGCGGCCAGCAAACGGCCAAGCGTGCGCTTGAGGTCGCCTCGGCCGGTGGCCATAACATACTCTTCGTTGGCCCGCCGGGCTCGGGCAAAACGATGCTCGCCAAGCGGCTCCCGACCATCCTCCCGCCGCTCGAATTTGAGGAGGCGCTCGAGATAACGAAGATCCACTCGGTCGCCGGGCTTACCGGCCGGAGCGGGCTCGTCACTGAGCGGCCGTTCAAGTCGCCGCACCACACCGTCTCGCAGGCGGGGCTGATCGGCGGCGGCTCGATGCCAAAGCCCGGCGAGGTCTCGCTCGCACATCTCGGCGTGCTTTTTCTCGACGAGCTGCCGGAGTTTGACCGCGGCGTGCTTGAGGTCCTGCGGCAGCCGATGGAGGACAAACAGGTCACCATCTCGCGGGCCGCTTCGTCGCTGACCTTTCCGGCAAATTTCACGCTCGTTGCCTCGATGAACCCGTGTCCGTGCGGCTACTTCGGCTCGGGCCGCGAGTGCAAGTGCTCGCCGATGCAGATCCAGCGTTACGTCGGCAAGATCTCCGGCCCGCTGATGGACCGCATCGACATCCACGTCGACGTGCCGGCCGTAAAATTTACCGAGCTCCGCGGCCGCTCCAACGGCACCGCCGAGCCCTCCACCGACATCCGCGAACGCGTTATCGAAGCCCGCGGCCGCCAGCTCGAACGCTTTCGCGGCGAGGGCATCTTCTCCAATTCCGCAATGTCGCCCGGCCAGATCCGCAAGTTCTGCGCCCTTGATGCCGCCGGCGAAACCCTGCTCGAACGGGCGATGACACGCCAGGGCCTCTCCGCCCGCGGCCACGACCGCATCCTCAAGGTCGCCCGCACCATCGCCGACCTCGCCGCCGCCGACGCTATCGGCCCCGAACACCTCTCCGAAGCGATCAACTACCGCTCCCTCGACCGCGACTATTGGAGCTAG
- a CDS encoding LysM peptidoglycan-binding domain-containing protein — protein MKFRRRARTYIVRPGDTLGSISRQFYGTSARYGHLQRQPRPAFEPEQRTVGQTLIIP, from the coding sequence ATGAAGTTCCGCCGGCGTGCGAGGACCTATATTGTTCGGCCGGGCGATACGCTCGGCTCGATCAGCCGCCAGTTCTACGGAACCTCGGCGCGGTATGGACATCTACAACGCCAACCGCGACCGGCTTTCGAGCCCGAACAGCGTACTGTCGGGCAGACCCTGATCATTCCGTAG
- a CDS encoding trypsin-like peptidase domain-containing protein, which produces MNTKPVYQLSARQIILLGLSPPLRRSASRPRSFLATAIGGKLAICCSSLNNIEVYKAIAPGVAFINTTSYTQSWWGDVQEGRGNGSGSVIDAQGHILTNYHVIEGAQRITVNFGGDRVFPAKLIGGDPDTDLAVIKIDPPASGLTVVALGDSDKLEVGQKVLAIGNPFGLDRTLTTGVISGLQRPIRARNNRPIDAAIQTDASINRGNSGGPLLDKFGRMIGINSQILSPAGGSVGVGFAVPVNTAKRIVPQLIQFGEVRRPSERRASSGRRIR; this is translated from the coding sequence ATGAACACAAAACCGGTCTATCAGCTTTCAGCACGACAAATAATCCTCCTCGGGTTGTCACCGCCTTTGCGGCGGTCGGCATCACGGCCGCGATCCTTTTTAGCTACAGCTATTGGCGGCAAACTCGCCATCTGCTGCTCAAGCTTAAACAACATCGAGGTCTATAAAGCGATCGCTCCCGGCGTGGCATTCATTAATACGACATCATACACGCAGAGCTGGTGGGGCGATGTTCAGGAAGGCCGCGGCAACGGTAGCGGGTCCGTGATCGATGCTCAAGGCCATATCCTCACCAATTATCACGTCATCGAAGGTGCCCAGCGTATAACCGTCAATTTTGGCGGCGACCGCGTCTTTCCGGCAAAGCTCATTGGCGGCGACCCGGACACCGACCTTGCCGTGATCAAGATCGACCCGCCGGCGAGCGGCCTTACCGTCGTCGCTCTTGGCGACTCGGACAAGCTTGAGGTCGGGCAAAAGGTGCTCGCCATCGGCAATCCGTTCGGGCTTGACCGCACGCTGACGACCGGCGTCATCTCCGGCCTTCAGCGGCCGATCCGTGCCCGCAACAACCGGCCGATCGACGCCGCGATCCAGACCGATGCCTCGATCAACCGCGGCAATTCGGGCGGGCCGCTGCTCGATAAATTCGGCCGCATGATCGGCATCAACTCGCAGATACTTTCGCCCGCCGGCGGCTCGGTCGGCGTCGGGTTTGCGGTGCCGGTCAATACGGCAAAGCGGATCGTGCCGCAGCTCATTCAGTTTGGCGAAGTTCGCCGGCCAAGCGAGCGCCGAGCTTCGTCCGGTCGCAGAATACGTTGA
- a CDS encoding PDZ domain-containing protein — protein MSGYRLPVESGLLVGSVIPNGPAANAGIRGLMRDGDGSVLLGDIILSVDGEEMNTLDDIYRLLDRKQFGDTVNVEIFRGGRRETLPLRLTPPPAQGRTTRRTQ, from the coding sequence TTGAGCGGCTATCGTCTTCCGGTCGAGAGCGGCTTGCTTGTCGGTTCGGTCATCCCGAACGGCCCTGCCGCAAATGCCGGCATCCGCGGGCTGATGCGCGACGGCGATGGCTCGGTCCTGCTCGGCGATATCATTCTCTCGGTCGATGGTGAAGAGATGAACACGCTCGACGACATCTATCGCCTGCTTGACCGCAAGCAGTTCGGCGACACGGTCAACGTTGAGATCTTCCGCGGAGGCCGCCGCGAGACCTTGCCCTTACGGCTAACGCCGCCTCCGGCACAGGGCCGCACGACGCGGCGGACGCAGTAG